Proteins found in one Clostridium kluyveri DSM 555 genomic segment:
- the ffh gene encoding signal recognition particle protein has product MAFEGLASKLQETLKKLRGKGKLSEKDIKDAMREVKLALLEADVNYKVVRNFVKSVSEKCLGEEVLKSLTPAQQVIKIVNEELTSLMGNSESSIEYSPDGLTIIMLVGLQGSGKTTMCGKLALQLRKKNKKPLLVACDIYRPAAIKQLQIVGKQIDIPVFSMGDKVEAVDICKGAVTYAKDNKLNVIIIDTAGRLQIDEELMDELKQIKENINPQEILLVVDSMTGQDAVNVASSFNEQLNINGVVLTKLDGDTRGGAALSIRAITGKPIKFVGMGEKMNDLEVFYPDRMASRILGMGDVLSLIEKAQQSIDEEEAKKLGDRMLNKEFNFEDFLALMAQTKKLGPISKLIEMVPGVNMKELKGVDLSRGEKEMVKIEAIINSMTLKERRKPSIVSGSSSRKKRIAAGSGTNIQTVNKLLKDFEKIKKTMKQFNGMKKGFKKGTFGKFPF; this is encoded by the coding sequence ATGGCTTTTGAAGGATTAGCGTCTAAGCTTCAGGAAACTTTAAAAAAGCTTAGAGGTAAAGGCAAACTTTCTGAAAAAGATATAAAAGATGCTATGAGGGAAGTAAAACTAGCACTTTTAGAGGCGGATGTTAATTATAAAGTAGTAAGAAATTTTGTTAAAAGTGTTAGTGAAAAATGTTTAGGAGAAGAAGTGCTAAAGAGTCTTACTCCTGCACAGCAGGTTATAAAAATAGTAAATGAAGAACTTACCTCTCTAATGGGTAACAGCGAAAGTTCTATTGAATATTCTCCTGATGGATTAACTATTATAATGCTAGTGGGACTCCAAGGATCAGGAAAAACCACTATGTGTGGAAAATTGGCACTACAGCTTAGAAAGAAGAATAAGAAACCTCTTTTGGTAGCCTGTGATATATATAGGCCTGCAGCAATAAAACAGCTGCAGATAGTTGGAAAACAAATTGACATACCTGTATTTTCCATGGGTGATAAAGTAGAGGCTGTAGACATATGTAAAGGTGCAGTGACTTATGCTAAAGATAATAAGTTAAATGTAATCATAATAGATACTGCAGGTAGACTTCAAATAGATGAAGAATTGATGGATGAACTGAAACAGATAAAAGAAAATATAAATCCACAGGAAATACTTTTGGTAGTGGATTCTATGACTGGTCAGGATGCTGTTAATGTGGCATCTAGTTTTAATGAACAGCTTAATATAAATGGGGTTGTACTTACAAAGTTAGATGGGGATACAAGAGGAGGGGCAGCTCTCTCCATAAGAGCTATTACAGGCAAACCTATAAAATTTGTAGGTATGGGAGAGAAAATGAATGATCTTGAAGTATTCTATCCAGATAGAATGGCTTCTAGAATACTAGGTATGGGAGATGTACTTTCACTTATAGAAAAAGCACAACAGTCAATTGATGAGGAAGAGGCCAAGAAGTTAGGAGACAGGATGCTGAATAAGGAGTTTAATTTTGAAGACTTTTTAGCTCTGATGGCTCAAACTAAAAAATTAGGGCCTATAAGTAAACTTATAGAAATGGTTCCAGGAGTAAATATGAAAGAATTAAAAGGAGTAGATCTTTCCCGAGGAGAAAAAGAGATGGTAAAGATTGAAGCCATAATTAATTCTATGACATTAAAAGAGAGAAGGAAACCTTCCATTGTAAGTGGCTCTTCTTCACGAAAGAAAAGAATAGCCGCGGGCTCTGGTACTAACATACAGACAGTAAATAAACTTCTTAAAGATTTTGAAAAGATCAAAAAAACAATGAAACAATTTAATGGTATGAAAAAAGGTTTTAAAAAGGGAACATTTGGTAAATTTCCTTTTTAA
- the rpsP gene encoding 30S ribosomal protein S16 translates to MAVKIRLRRMGAKKAPFYRIVVADSRSPRDGRFVEEIGYYNPVTEPTIIKFDEEKAVKWIKNGAQPTDIVKKLFDKAGLKDKLGK, encoded by the coding sequence ATGGCAGTAAAAATAAGATTAAGGAGAATGGGTGCTAAGAAAGCTCCGTTTTATAGAATTGTTGTAGCGGATTCAAGATCCCCAAGGGATGGAAGGTTTGTAGAAGAGATAGGATATTATAATCCTGTAACTGAGCCTACTATCATCAAATTTGATGAAGAAAAAGCTGTAAAATGGATAAAAAATGGTGCTCAACCAACAGACATTGTAAAAAAGCTTTTTGATAAGGCAGGTCTAAAGGATAAACTTGGTAAGTAA
- a CDS encoding KH domain-containing protein, with the protein MKELVEIIAKSLVDNPDMVQVNEISGEQSIILELKVAPEDMGKVIGKQGRIAKAIRTVVKAAAIKENKRVVVEII; encoded by the coding sequence ATGAAAGAATTAGTGGAAATTATTGCTAAATCACTAGTGGATAACCCAGATATGGTTCAAGTAAATGAAATTTCAGGTGAGCAATCTATAATTCTTGAATTAAAAGTTGCACCAGAGGATATGGGAAAAGTAATAGGAAAGCAGGGAAGAATAGCTAAGGCTATAAGAACTGTAGTAAAAGCTGCGGCTATAAAAGAGAATAAAAGAGTGGTTGTAGAGATAATATAA
- the rimM gene encoding ribosome maturation factor RimM (Essential for efficient processing of 16S rRNA), with amino-acid sequence MKDFITVGQIINTHGLKGELKVYPLTDDINRFKELKSVYVEGILKNITGCKLQSKKVILKIEGIDSIEKALEYKGKYLEVSRENAVKLEEGRYFIVDIVGCRVIDEEGVFYGKISEVIHTHRNDVYWIKGDNELLIPAIENVVLKVDVEKQEIIIKPVETWM; translated from the coding sequence ATGAAAGATTTTATAACGGTAGGACAAATAATAAATACTCATGGACTAAAAGGAGAACTGAAGGTATATCCTTTAACCGATGATATTAATAGATTTAAGGAACTAAAATCTGTATATGTAGAAGGTATATTGAAAAATATAACTGGATGTAAGCTGCAGTCTAAAAAGGTTATTCTTAAAATAGAAGGTATAGATTCTATAGAAAAAGCTCTGGAGTATAAAGGCAAATATTTAGAAGTATCCAGAGAAAATGCAGTTAAACTAGAAGAAGGAAGATATTTTATTGTTGATATAGTAGGATGTAGAGTAATAGATGAAGAAGGAGTTTTTTATGGAAAAATATCAGAGGTAATACATACACATCGTAATGATGTTTATTGGATAAAAGGGGATAATGAACTTTTAATTCCAGCCATAGAGAACGTAGTTTTAAAAGTAGATGTAGAAAAACAGGAAATAATTATAAAGCCGGTGGAAACATGGATGTAA
- the trmD gene encoding tRNA (guanosine(37)-N1)-methyltransferase TrmD, with protein MDVKIDILTLFPEMFHVFNYSIIGRAIEKNILSINTFNIRNFTENKHRKVDDYPYGGGSGMIMTAQPIVDCINSVKTQNKGNVVYLGPRGKIFDQSMAKKLSSEKELIFLCGHYEGIDERVYRYIDLEISIGDFIVTGGEMACIPIVDSICRMIPGVLSSTESYTEESFYNGVLEYPQYTRPEFFRGDRVPEVLISGHHENIRKWRRAKSFILTKNKRPDLFERIELSKEDRELIKLYENGYTD; from the coding sequence ATGGATGTAAAAATAGATATATTAACCCTTTTTCCAGAAATGTTTCATGTATTTAATTATAGTATAATCGGAAGGGCTATTGAAAAAAATATTTTAAGTATAAATACTTTTAATATAAGGAATTTTACCGAGAATAAACATAGAAAAGTAGATGATTATCCCTATGGGGGTGGTTCTGGAATGATAATGACTGCCCAGCCTATTGTGGATTGTATAAATAGTGTAAAAACTCAAAATAAGGGTAATGTAGTGTATTTAGGGCCTAGAGGTAAAATTTTTGACCAGTCTATGGCAAAAAAACTTTCAAGCGAAAAAGAACTAATATTTTTATGCGGACATTATGAAGGGATAGATGAAAGAGTTTATAGATATATAGACTTAGAAATATCTATTGGAGATTTTATAGTGACTGGTGGTGAAATGGCTTGTATTCCTATTGTGGATAGTATATGTAGAATGATACCTGGTGTACTTTCAAGTACTGAAAGTTATACTGAAGAATCTTTTTATAATGGTGTACTTGAATATCCACAATATACAAGACCAGAATTTTTCAGGGGAGATAGGGTGCCTGAAGTTCTCATATCTGGTCATCATGAAAATATAAGGAAATGGAGAAGGGCAAAGTCATTTATATTAACTAAAAATAAACGCCCGGATTTGTTTGAAAGGATAGAGCTATCTAAAGAAGATAGGGAACTAATAAAATTATATGAAAATGGATATACTGATTAA
- the rplS gene encoding 50S ribosomal protein L19 codes for MLDIIKQIESQYIRTDLPNFNIGDTVKVHVRIKEGNRQRVQVFEGIVLKRQNGGVRETFTVRRVAYGVGVERTFPVNAPIIEKIQVVRRGKVRRAKLYYLRDRVGKAAKVKEILK; via the coding sequence ATGTTAGATATAATAAAGCAAATAGAATCACAATATATAAGAACTGATCTGCCTAATTTTAACATAGGGGATACAGTGAAGGTTCATGTAAGAATTAAAGAAGGAAATAGACAGAGAGTACAGGTTTTTGAAGGCATAGTTTTGAAAAGACAAAATGGTGGTGTGAGGGAAACTTTCACAGTTAGAAGAGTTGCTTATGGTGTAGGTGTTGAAAGAACATTTCCTGTTAACGCTCCTATAATAGAAAAAATACAAGTAGTAAGAAGAGGTAAAGTAAGAAGAGCCAAATTATATTATTTAAGAGATAGAGTAGGTAAAGCGGCTAAGGTAAAAGAAATATTAAAATAA
- the lepB gene encoding signal peptidase I yields the protein MLKELIELGKSVVIAIIAAFLIITFVFETVSVDGHSMDPTLNNKDRLIVEKVSYYFRAPKTGDIVVIKYPANPKEKFIKRVIGVGGDRIKIENGNLYVNDVLKKESYILEPMLGDFDEVTVPENTVFVMGDNRNNSRDSRFSDVGFVDYKMVVGRAALRIYPFNRMGSLSSVVN from the coding sequence GTGTTGAAGGAATTAATAGAACTTGGGAAATCTGTAGTGATAGCTATTATAGCTGCATTTTTAATTATAACTTTTGTATTTGAAACGGTAAGTGTAGATGGGCATTCTATGGATCCTACTTTAAACAATAAGGATCGTTTAATTGTGGAAAAAGTAAGTTATTATTTTAGAGCACCAAAGACTGGGGATATAGTGGTAATAAAATACCCTGCGAATCCTAAAGAAAAATTTATTAAAAGAGTAATTGGGGTGGGTGGAGACAGGATAAAAATTGAAAATGGAAATCTTTATGTAAATGATGTACTTAAGAAGGAATCTTATATATTAGAGCCTATGTTAGGTGATTTTGATGAGGTTACAGTACCTGAAAACACTGTATTTGTAATGGGGGATAATAGAAATAATAGCAGAGACAGTAGATTTTCCGATGTGGGATTTGTAGATTATAAAATGGTAGTGGGAAGGGCGGCCCTTAGAATATATCCTTTTAATAGGATGGGGAGCTTAAGTTCAGTTGTAAATTGA
- the ylqF gene encoding ribosome biogenesis GTPase YlqF, producing MAINWFPGHMARTKREIKENLKLVDVVVEIRDARIIKASKNPDIESICGSKPRIILLNKSDLSEESITKQWISYLLEDNVRVLAVNCNTGQGLKSIRPMLNELLEEKHNRMKKKGVAKIVDRAMVVGIPNVGKSSFINKMAKSSIAKIGDRPGVTKSKQWIKTKLGIELMDTPGILWPKLESEETQLNLAFTGAIKDEIMDIENLALMLLKVLCRDYPDRVINRYKLDELSEEPLENMNNIAKKRGAILSGKEINYNRVSIMLLDEFRGGKLGPISLERP from the coding sequence ATGGCTATAAATTGGTTTCCTGGACATATGGCTAGGACTAAAAGAGAAATAAAGGAGAACTTAAAATTAGTAGATGTTGTCGTAGAAATAAGGGATGCCAGGATAATAAAAGCTAGTAAAAATCCTGATATAGAGAGTATCTGTGGCAGCAAGCCTAGAATAATATTGTTAAATAAAAGTGATTTAAGTGAAGAAAGTATAACCAAGCAGTGGATAAGTTACCTTTTAGAAGATAATGTGAGGGTTTTAGCAGTAAATTGTAATACAGGTCAGGGCCTTAAGAGCATAAGGCCTATGTTAAATGAATTATTAGAAGAAAAGCATAATAGAATGAAAAAAAAAGGTGTTGCCAAAATAGTTGATAGGGCTATGGTAGTAGGGATACCAAATGTAGGGAAATCCTCCTTTATCAATAAAATGGCAAAAAGTAGTATAGCTAAAATAGGAGATAGGCCTGGAGTCACAAAAAGTAAACAGTGGATTAAAACTAAATTAGGAATAGAACTTATGGACACACCGGGTATATTATGGCCCAAATTAGAAAGTGAGGAAACACAATTAAATTTGGCTTTTACCGGTGCCATAAAGGATGAAATTATGGATATAGAAAATCTGGCATTAATGCTTCTTAAAGTATTATGCAGGGATTATCCTGATAGAGTAATAAATAGATATAAATTAGATGAGTTAAGTGAAGAGCCATTGGAGAATATGAATAATATAGCAAAAAAAAGAGGGGCTATATTATCTGGAAAAGAAATAAACTATAATAGAGTGTCTATTATGCTTTTAGATGAATTCAGAGGAGGAAAATTAGGGCCTATTTCTTTAGAAAGACCATAG
- a CDS encoding ribonuclease HII: MYKSSENINRFTEEIENTFWDDLEKFNFEKIKREVANLKKEYFSFEDYNIFIKILKRLKADKRKNVNGLYLNFYKFLLNQKKEIERVRQMYNFDKYFGNYIYVAGTDEVGRGPLAGPIVAAAVILNLNYVEDKKLILGVKDSKKLTQKARYELSQTIKEKALSYSIAVINNKEIDKRGISWCNNEVLRKAVLGLKLPVELVLSDGYAVKNLPVRNEFVIKGDSKSVSIASASIIAKVYRDELMREYSKVYTEYNFQSNSGYGTKEHIGAIKKYGTCKIHRLSFLRNIV, encoded by the coding sequence ATGTATAAAAGTAGTGAAAATATAAATAGGTTTACTGAAGAAATAGAAAATACATTCTGGGATGATTTAGAAAAATTTAATTTTGAAAAGATAAAAAGAGAAGTTGCTAATTTAAAAAAAGAGTATTTTAGCTTTGAAGATTACAATATATTTATAAAGATTTTAAAAAGACTAAAGGCGGATAAGAGAAAAAATGTCAATGGATTATATTTGAATTTTTATAAATTTCTTTTGAATCAAAAAAAAGAAATTGAAAGAGTAAGACAAATGTACAATTTTGATAAATATTTTGGGAATTATATATATGTAGCTGGAACAGATGAAGTAGGAAGAGGACCTTTAGCAGGTCCCATAGTTGCAGCTGCAGTTATACTTAATTTGAATTATGTGGAAGATAAAAAGTTAATTTTAGGTGTAAAAGATTCTAAAAAACTTACTCAAAAGGCTAGATATGAACTATCACAGACTATAAAGGAAAAGGCTTTAAGCTATAGTATTGCAGTTATAAATAACAAAGAAATAGATAAGAGGGGAATTTCCTGGTGTAATAATGAAGTTTTAAGAAAAGCTGTACTGGGTTTGAAATTACCTGTAGAGTTGGTTTTATCTGATGGGTATGCTGTTAAGAATTTACCAGTTCGTAATGAATTTGTAATAAAAGGGGATTCAAAAAGTGTAAGTATAGCATCAGCTTCTATTATAGCTAAAGTCTATAGGGATGAACTCATGAGAGAGTATTCAAAGGTTTATACTGAATATAATTTTCAGAGTAATTCAGGTTATGGAACCAAGGAACATATTGGTGCCATAAAGAAGTACGGCACCTGTAAAATACATAGATTGAGTTTTTTAAGAAATATAGTATAA
- a CDS encoding YraN family protein has protein sequence MHSFNKDIGSLGEDIAKNYLNQIGYTVLERNFRCKVGEIDIIGKDGDYICFIEVKSRYGKLYGNPCESVNYPKRLKIYKAANIYMLRKKLFKFNFRFDVIEIIFNTYNDVPSIKLIKDAFQI, from the coding sequence ATGCATTCTTTTAACAAGGATATAGGTTCCCTGGGCGAAGATATTGCTAAAAATTATTTAAATCAAATAGGATATACTGTACTTGAAAGAAACTTCCGATGTAAAGTAGGTGAAATAGACATTATAGGAAAAGATGGTGATTATATTTGCTTTATAGAAGTTAAGTCTCGCTATGGAAAATTATATGGAAACCCCTGTGAATCTGTAAATTATCCTAAACGCCTTAAAATCTACAAAGCAGCTAATATATATATGCTGAGAAAGAAATTATTTAAATTTAATTTCAGATTTGACGTAATAGAAATTATATTTAATACTTATAATGATGTTCCATCTATAAAACTTATTAAAGATGCTTTTCAAATATAA
- a CDS encoding YifB family Mg chelatase-like AAA ATPase: MAIKINTASFLGIEGNIISVEVDVKRGFPSFNIVGLADTSVKESKERVRTSIINSGFEFPVKKITVNLAPADIKKVGSLFDLPIALGILIATNQIDFHDSQKFLIMGELSLCGDLNKIRGVLPITMEGIKNNIINFIVPINNAEECSSIKGSNCYAFRNLKEVVYFIENRELLPYNYKKIHSKKQFLPDFSDVLGQESCKRAMEIAAAGNHNILISGAPGSGKTMLAKRMPSILPDLSYKEALEVTKIYSVSGNLPQKEGLLKTPPFRSPHHTSTPVSLVGGGKNLMPGEISLAHNGILFLDEILEFKKNVLEALRQPLEDKKITISRSSGTVTFPCNFITILATNLCPCGNFSSNRPCTCTEHEKKRYISKLSRPFLDRIDLFTYVNPIDFKYIENYSKGESSINIKKRVENARDIQKERFKKENIYYNSDMNISLIRKYCKLNKKSIELIKKIYIKYNLTTRAYSKILKISRTIADLNDCEQIKEIHIKEALYYRKFINNDFL; the protein is encoded by the coding sequence ATGGCTATTAAAATAAATACAGCTTCTTTTTTAGGTATAGAGGGAAATATTATATCAGTTGAAGTAGATGTAAAAAGGGGATTTCCATCTTTTAATATAGTGGGTCTTGCAGATACTTCAGTAAAAGAATCCAAAGAAAGGGTAAGGACCTCTATTATAAATTCTGGATTTGAATTTCCTGTAAAAAAGATAACAGTTAATCTAGCTCCTGCAGACATAAAAAAAGTAGGTTCTCTATTTGATTTACCTATAGCCCTTGGAATATTAATTGCCACAAATCAAATAGATTTTCATGATTCACAAAAATTTTTAATAATGGGGGAGCTCTCCCTATGCGGAGACTTGAATAAGATAAGAGGGGTACTTCCAATAACAATGGAAGGTATAAAAAATAATATAATAAATTTTATAGTTCCTATAAATAATGCAGAAGAATGTTCTTCAATAAAAGGGAGTAATTGTTATGCCTTTAGAAATCTAAAGGAAGTAGTCTATTTTATAGAAAACAGAGAGCTGCTTCCCTATAACTATAAAAAAATACATTCTAAAAAACAATTTTTACCTGATTTCTCAGATGTATTAGGACAGGAAAGTTGTAAACGGGCTATGGAAATTGCCGCTGCTGGAAATCACAATATACTTATCTCAGGTGCTCCTGGATCAGGAAAGACCATGCTGGCTAAAAGAATGCCTTCCATATTACCTGATCTAAGCTATAAGGAGGCCTTAGAAGTTACTAAAATATATAGTGTAAGTGGAAATTTACCACAAAAAGAAGGGTTGCTTAAAACTCCTCCCTTTAGGAGTCCTCATCACACAAGCACTCCTGTTTCTCTAGTAGGAGGAGGAAAAAATCTAATGCCTGGTGAAATATCTCTAGCCCACAATGGAATACTGTTTTTAGATGAAATATTAGAATTTAAAAAAAATGTATTGGAAGCTTTAAGACAGCCCTTAGAAGATAAGAAAATAACCATAAGCAGATCTTCTGGTACCGTTACTTTTCCATGCAATTTCATAACTATTTTAGCCACTAATCTATGTCCCTGCGGAAATTTTTCTTCCAATAGGCCTTGTACTTGTACTGAACATGAGAAAAAAAGATACATATCAAAATTATCTAGACCTTTTTTAGATAGAATAGATCTATTTACATATGTAAATCCCATTGATTTTAAGTATATTGAAAATTATTCTAAAGGAGAAAGTTCCATAAATATAAAAAAAAGGGTAGAAAATGCCCGAGATATCCAAAAAGAAAGATTTAAAAAAGAAAATATATACTATAATTCAGATATGAACATCTCACTTATAAGAAAATACTGTAAACTTAATAAAAAATCCATAGAGTTGATAAAAAAAATTTATATCAAATATAATTTAACCACTAGAGCTTATAGTAAAATACTAAAAATATCTAGAACCATAGCTGATTTAAATGATTGTGAACAAATAAAGGAAATTCATATAAAAGAAGCCCTATACTATAGAAAATTTATAAATAATGATTTTTTATAA
- a CDS encoding TIM barrel protein — protein sequence MNKLLFGISGLPLGDGNTKFNYSSAIDYLASLGLDAMELPFVRSINVTDKNKDSILNKKIEHNFYLSAHGSYFINLNADEEKKQLKSLERIIKGASALSKIQGRSLVFHPGFYLKDSKEDTYDTIKENLLKLPHENVDYRLETTGKGSQFGSLEELVFLCLEVPSCKLCIDFAHIHARYNGALKNYDDFKQILQYVEEKLGQEALNDMHIHISGIRYSEKGERNHLPFLESDFNYVECLRSLKKFEAKGCIICESPMLEKDALMLKNTYEKL from the coding sequence ATGAATAAATTATTATTTGGAATATCAGGACTTCCTCTTGGAGATGGTAACACTAAGTTCAATTATTCCTCTGCCATAGATTATCTGGCTTCCTTGGGCCTTGATGCCATGGAACTGCCTTTTGTTCGTTCTATAAATGTAACGGATAAAAATAAAGATTCCATATTAAATAAAAAAATAGAGCATAATTTTTATCTCTCAGCTCACGGGTCATATTTCATAAATTTAAATGCGGATGAGGAAAAAAAACAGCTGAAATCGCTAGAAAGAATTATAAAAGGTGCTTCTGCACTATCTAAAATTCAAGGAAGAAGCTTGGTATTTCACCCTGGATTTTATTTAAAAGATTCTAAAGAAGATACTTATGATACCATAAAAGAAAATTTACTTAAACTTCCCCATGAAAATGTAGACTATCGTCTGGAAACCACCGGTAAAGGCAGCCAATTTGGAAGTTTAGAAGAATTAGTTTTTCTATGCCTAGAAGTACCTTCCTGTAAACTTTGCATAGATTTTGCCCATATTCATGCTAGATATAATGGTGCATTAAAAAATTATGATGATTTTAAACAGATTCTCCAATATGTAGAAGAAAAACTTGGACAGGAAGCTTTAAATGATATGCATATACATATATCTGGTATTCGTTATAGTGAAAAAGGGGAGAGGAATCATCTACCATTTCTTGAAAGTGATTTCAATTATGTAGAATGTTTAAGAAGTCTAAAAAAATTCGAAGCAAAAGGATGTATAATCTGTGAAAGCCCTATGCTTGAAAAGGACGCTTTGATGCTAAAAAACACATATGAAAAATTATAA
- the dprA gene encoding DNA-processing protein DprA: MNIYDLWFASVRMSNKIKINIINRFSNIQEIYEKNIYDNNYIYSVKKNDKIYMELKKAWNTEKLQNLMEYCLKEGIKTVNFYEEDYPERLKNYDDSPPVLFYKGNIKNLNNNLNVALVGARDCSFYGENITSLISKEVSINNINVISGMARGIDSCAHRTSIESGGYTCGVLGSGVDVIYPSKNKKLYEDILQKGCVLSEFIPKTRPYAYNFPLRNRIISGLSDVIIIVEAGDKSGALITAGCALEQGKDVMAVPGSVFSSKSRGTNKLIRDGAHVFTCLQDLFQLLSLSYMNKNYKKEDILNDKEEKILKIIGQIPRNIDEICRITNIDIKQLYELLFELQLKNKIICLSGNYYVKIESSKSIMD, from the coding sequence ATGAATATATATGATCTGTGGTTTGCTTCTGTGCGGATGTCTAATAAAATAAAAATCAATATTATAAATAGGTTTTCTAATATACAGGAAATATATGAGAAAAATATTTATGATAATAATTATATATATTCTGTTAAGAAAAATGACAAAATATATATGGAATTAAAAAAAGCATGGAATACGGAAAAATTACAAAATCTAATGGAATATTGTCTTAAGGAAGGTATTAAAACTGTAAATTTTTATGAAGAAGATTACCCAGAAAGGTTAAAAAATTATGATGATTCTCCACCAGTTTTATTTTATAAAGGGAATATTAAGAATTTAAATAACAATTTAAATGTTGCATTGGTGGGTGCTAGGGATTGTAGTTTTTATGGAGAGAATATAACCTCATTAATAAGCAAAGAAGTCTCTATAAATAATATCAATGTAATAAGTGGTATGGCAAGAGGAATTGACAGCTGTGCTCATAGAACTTCCATAGAAAGTGGAGGATATACCTGTGGAGTACTTGGATCAGGAGTAGATGTAATATATCCTTCGAAAAATAAAAAATTATATGAAGATATTTTACAGAAGGGTTGTGTATTGTCTGAATTTATCCCTAAAACAAGACCCTATGCTTATAATTTTCCTTTAAGAAATAGAATTATAAGTGGGCTTAGTGATGTTATAATCATTGTGGAGGCAGGAGACAAAAGCGGAGCTTTAATAACGGCCGGCTGTGCATTAGAACAGGGTAAGGATGTGATGGCGGTACCGGGTTCTGTATTTTCCTCTAAAAGTAGGGGAACAAATAAGCTTATAAGAGATGGAGCTCATGTGTTTACATGTCTGCAGGATTTATTTCAATTATTATCGCTGTCTTATATGAATAAAAATTATAAAAAAGAGGATATATTAAATGATAAAGAGGAAAAAATACTTAAAATTATAGGACAAATTCCTAGGAATATAGATGAAATATGTAGGATTACTAATATTGACATAAAACAATTATATGAGTTATTATTTGAATTGCAGTTAAAAAATAAAATAATATGTCTTTCTGGTAACTATTATGTAAAAATTGAAAGTAGTAAAAGTATTATGGATTAA